The Oceanicaulis sp. nucleotide sequence CATCGCGGTCTACGAGATCTGGATGAAGATCAAGCCCGAGCGCTTGATCGCGCCTGGCGTTCTCGAACGCGCTATGGGCGCGTTCGGCGGTCTCGCGACGACCAGCCTCGTCGCGGGCGCGGCGACGGGAGCGTTCGCGGCGTTTCATTTCCAGCGCCTCGCAGCCTACGGCTTCATCGCCAATCTTCTGGCCATGCCTGTGTTCACCTTCCTCGTCATGCCCGCCGGCGTCGCGGCTCTGGCGCTCATGCCGTTCGGGCTCGACGGACCGATGCTCCGGGTGATGGACCTCGGCTTGCGGGTCGTGCTCGCGGTCGCCCACCGCACCGCTGAGACCGAAGGCGCGGGCGTGTCGGTGCTGGCGGCCAGCGGTACGGTCGTGGCGCTTTATGGGGTGGGCTTCGCGCTCGCCACGCTGGGGCTGGGGCTCGTCAGGGCGGGCGGGATCGCCGCCAGCCTCGCCGCGCTGGCGGCCTGGCAGCTGCAGAGCCCGCCGGATTTCATGGTGACCGAGGACGGCGTCGTGCTGGCCCGCTTCGACGCAGAGGCCGGGTTTCAGGCCACTGATCTCAGGCGGGGCCGGTTCGACACGGGCGTGTTCCTGCAGCGCGCCGGGGCGGGCGAGGGGCGGCCCGATCGCGCCGCGCTCGCCTGCGATGCGGGCGGGTGCACAGGACGCACGGCGGACGGGCTTCTGGTCGCCATCACCGAGGATCCCGAAGCGCTGGCGGAAGATTGCGAGCGCGCCGACATCGTCGTGTTCGACGGTCGCGCACCGCCCTGGCGGGCGCGGCGCTGCGGCGCGCTTTTGTTCGACGACGCCAGACGCGAGGAGATCGGCGGGGCGGCCTTCTGGATCAAGGACGGCCGGGTCGTGCGCCTGCGCGCAGCCCAGGACCGGCGGCGGTCCAGGGTGTGGAGCGCGCCGCCGGGCGGGACCTGATGCCCGCCTAGTGGTAGCGGCGGATGAGGCCGACCAGGCGGCCCTGCACCTTCACTTCGCCGGCGCTGAAAATGCGCGTCTCATAGGCGGGGTTCGCCGCTTCCAGCGCGATCGAGCCGCCCTTCTTGCGCAGTTTTTTCAGCGTGGCTTCCTCGTCGCGCACCAGCGCCACGACGATGTCGCCGGTGTCTGCGGTGTCGGCGCGTTTGATGACAACCACGTCGCCGTCGAGAATGCCGGCTTCGATCATCGAATCCCCGTGCACTTCGAGCGCGAAGTGCTCGCCGCCGGAGATCATCGAGGGCGGCACCGACAGCCGGTCGGTCTCGTGCTGGATCGCCGAGATCGGCACGCCCGCCGCGATGCGGCCGAGCACGGGCACTTCGATGCCGGTCTCCGCCGGTTCGCCGCGGC carries:
- the lexA gene encoding transcriptional repressor LexA — translated: MLTKKQHELLLFIHKRLSEDGVSPSFDEMKEALSLASKSGVHRLVSALEERGFIRRLPHRARALEVLKLPDSAAPKPASNVVEPDFGRRGEPAETGIEVPVLGRIAAGVPISAIQHETDRLSVPPSMISGGEHFALEVHGDSMIEAGILDGDVVVIKRADTADTGDIVVALVRDEEATLKKLRKKGGSIALEAANPAYETRIFSAGEVKVQGRLVGLIRRYH